One genomic segment of Helianthus annuus cultivar XRQ/B chromosome 14, HanXRQr2.0-SUNRISE, whole genome shotgun sequence includes these proteins:
- the LOC110904708 gene encoding 3-ketoacyl-CoA synthase 19, whose translation MELLTAFMLLFTASVSFAFAKLIFRRGETCYMLDYECYKGNKEMKLNTEECAKIVSRNKNLRIEDYRFLLQTIVNSGLGEETFGPKNIISGEEQRPKYVDCLSELELIFYDTLDNIFARSNISPSQVDILVVNVSLLSAVPSLTSRIINHYNMREDVKAFNLSGMGCSASLIAIDLVQHLFKTQKKRLAVVVSTESMAGNWYCGRERSMMLSNCIFRVGGCSMLLTNDRARKNQAILKLNCLVRTQFGANDDAYNCCMQVEDDDGYAGFRLTKLLTKAAARSLSKNFQVLLPKVLPLWEIIRYAVTRKTGSKINLKTGIEHFCIHPGGRAVIDEVGASLGLDEYDLEPARMTLHRFGNTSAGGLWYVLGYMEAKKRLKKGDRILMISLGAGFKCNNCVWEVTRDMNQPNVWEDVIENYPPKKMKNPFLEKYGWINDEVVGFIRPEEIAKMLGFA comes from the exons ATGGAGTTATTAACCGCATTTATGCTTTTGTTCACAGCCTCCGTTAGTTTTGCGTTTGCAAAATTAATATTCCGACGAGGTGAAACATGCTACATGCTTGACTATGAATGTTACAAGGGCAACAAGGAAATGAAGCTAAACACAGAAGAATGCGCGAAAATTGTTTCGCGCAACAAGAATCTTCGTATCGAAGATTACCGGTTCTTGTTACAAACCATCGTTAACTCCGGCCTCGGTGAAGAAACTTTTGGCCCCAAAAACATCATTTCGGGCGAAGAACAACGCCCGAAATATGTAGATTGTCTATCCGAACTCGAGTTGATATTTTATGACACTCTTGACAATATATTTGCTAGGTCGAATATATCACCATCTCAAGTTGATATACTTGTGGTGAATGTATCTTTACTCTCAGCTGTCCCTTCTTTAACATCTAGAATTATAAATCATTACAACATGCGAGAGGATGTCAAGGCGTTTAATCTCTCGGGCATGGGGTGTAGCGCGAGTCTCATAGCGATTGATTTGGTTCAACATTTGTTCAAGACGCAGAAGAAGAGATTAGCCGTTGTTGTGAGCACAGAATCTATGGCGGGTAACTG GTACTGTGGGAGAGAAAGGTCTATGATGCTGTCGAACTGTATTTTCCGCGTAGGAGGATGTTCCATGCTTTTAACTAACGATAGGGCTCGTAAGAACCAAGCGATTTTGAAGCTGAATTGCTTGGTTCGAACCCAATTCGGTGCAAATGATGACGCATACAATTGTTGTATGCAAGTCGAAGATGACGATGGATATGCTGGTTTTCGTCTAACCAAACTGCTCACGAAAGCTGCAGCTCGATCTTTATCGAAGAATTTTCAAGTTCTTCTACCAAAAGTGCTTCCACTTTGGGAGATAATTCGTTATGCAGTTACTAGAAAAACTGGTTCGAAAATTAACCTCAAAACCGGGATCGAACACTTCTGCATACACCCTGGTGGGAGAGCTGTGATCGATGAAGTGGGCGCGAGTCTAGGTCTAGATGAATATGATCTAGAACCTGCTCGAATGACGCTGCATCGCTTTGGCAACACGTCGGCGGGTGGGTTGTGGTATGTTTTAGGGTACATGGAGGCCAAGAAAAGACTGAAGAAAGGTGACAGAATCTTGATGATCAGTTTGGGTGCAGGTTTCAAATGTAACAACTGTGTTTGGGAGGTCACTAGAGACATGAATCAACCAAATGTCTGGGAAGATGTGATTGAAAATTATCCCCCAAAGAAGATGAAAAACCCTTTTCTAGAGAAGTACGGATGGATCAATGATGAGGTTGTAGGGTTTATCAGACCTGAGGAAATAGCCAAGATGCTTGGTTTTGCATAG